A section of the Falco biarmicus isolate bFalBia1 chromosome 3, bFalBia1.pri, whole genome shotgun sequence genome encodes:
- the HEY1 gene encoding hairy/enhancer-of-split related with YRPW motif protein 1, with product MGETGAGRGAGRALGALLPRAPRRLPDGRPRPAAAMKRAHPEYSSSDSEELDEAVEVEKESADENGNLSSAAGSVSPSTSSQILARKRRRGIIEKRRRDRINNSLSELRRLVPSAFEKQGSAKLEKAEILQMTVDHLKMLHTAGGKGYFDAHALAMDYRSLGFRECLAEVARYLSIIEGLDASDPLRVRLVSHLNNYASQREAASSAHTGIGHIPWGSAFGHHPHISHPLLLAQNGHGNTSTTASSTEPHHQTRIAAPHAETSSLRVPPNGSVGPVLPVVTSTTKLSPPLLSSMASLSAFPFSFGSFHLLSPNVLSPATPTQSATLSKPYRPWGTEIGAF from the exons ATGGGGGAGACGGGCGCGGGGCGAGGCGCGGGGCGCGCGCTGGGCGCCCTCCTCCcgcgcgccccccgccgcctgcccgacggccgcccgcgccccgccgccgccatgaAGCGGGCGCACCCCGAGTACAGCTCGTCGGACAGCGAGGAGCTGGACGAGGCCGTCGAGGTGGAGAAGGAGAGCGCGGACGAGAACGG GAACTTGAGCTCGGCCGCGGGCTCCGTGTCTCCCTCCACCAGCTCGCAGATCCTGGCCAGGAAGAGGCGCCGAGGG ATCATCGAGAAGCGTCGCCGCGATCGCATCAACAACAGCCTGTCCGAGCTGAGGAGGCTGGTGCCCAGCGCCTTTGAGAAGCAG GGATCAGCCaagctggaaaaagcagagattCTGCAGATGACTGTCGATCACCTGAAAATGTTGCAtacagcaggagggaaag GCTATTTTGATGCTCATGCTTTGGCTATGGACTATCGGAGTCTAGGGTTTCGAGAGTGCCTGGCTGAAGTTGCTCGATACCTTAGTATTATAGAGGGTCTGGACGCCTCCGATCCTCTGCGAGTTCGACTTGTGTCTCATCTCAATAACTACGCCTCTCAACGGGAAGCAGCAAGTAGCGCACACACTGGCATTGGACACATTCCTTGGGGCAGTGCCTTTGGACATCACCCTCACATATCTCACCCGTTGCTGCTGGCTCAAAATGGGCACGGTAATACCAGTACTACAGCTTCCTCCACGGAACCGCATCACCAGACCAGAATTGCTGCCCCACATGCTGAAACTTCCTCACTCAGAGTGCCCCCAAATGGCAGCGTTGGACCAGTGCTCCCGGTGGTCACATCGACTACCAAactgtctcctcctctcctctcctccatgGCATCTCTGTCTGCATTCCCCTTTTCGTTTGGCTCCTTCCATCTGCTCTCCCCCAATGTGCTGAGCCCGGCTACACCGACGCAGTCAGCAACCCTTAGCAAACCATACAGACCCTGGGGGACTGAGATTGGAGCCTTCTAA